The following proteins come from a genomic window of Sorghum bicolor cultivar BTx623 chromosome 3, Sorghum_bicolor_NCBIv3, whole genome shotgun sequence:
- the LOC8082386 gene encoding uncharacterized protein LOC8082386 has product MGNCLRPQRAATWADGDEWEDEAEVCSKAAAAAAAAVEEKKVEVKIRVTRRQLQELLEKAGCAGGRGRGDGNGKAKRRHVEEVLAELMASGRVCYQHEMRRHWRPALRSIPEAVVEES; this is encoded by the coding sequence ATGGGGAACTGTCTGAGGCCGCAGCGCGCGGCGACGTGGGCGGACGGCGACGAGTGGGAGGACGAGGCGGAGGTCTGCAGCaaggcggcggccgccgccgccgctgccgtcgaggagaagaaggtggagGTGAAGATCAGGGTGACGCGGCGGCAGCTGCAGGAGCTGCTGGAGAAGGCCGGCTGCGCCGGCGGCCGTGGGCGTGGGGACGGCAACGGCAAGGCCAAGCGGCGGCACGTGGAGGAGGTgctggccgagctgatggcttcCGGCAGGGTGTGCTACCAGCATGAGATGAGGCGGCACTGGAGGCCCGCCCTGCGCAGCATACCGGAGGCTGTCGTCGAGGAGTCGTGA